The DNA sequence ACCATTCATGTTTTTCATCGTTGGATTATGGTCAAGTTTGTTCCTTTCTTTTTGTAATGTTTGTGGGTACCCCTTTGGATTTTAACCTTCATCCTTGATCGTCTGAATTTCGTAACTTTACGTGTTCTTTCAAACAATTATGtttgtatttttctattttccccttaaaagaaaataatggAACACCACTTTTTTGTACACAgattttgtgtgtgtgtgtgtgtgtatttttttttttctagtatGATTCTTTTTCACGTTGTGGGGTTGTTTGGGGCTGCTGGAATAGTGATTTCCTCCTTGGCTTGCACGTCAACGTTGCTATGGACAAAAATGTCTTTTAGAGCCTTTCCTCTTCCATGGATGCTTTTGGCCTTTGCAGGCTTAAAAAAATGTCTCAAAGTTCCTCTTAATTGTTATGACTCATCATTTTATGATCCTCTTCTGAATGTTACTGCAAATTAAATTTATGGTCAATGATTACTGGGATTTTTTTTCCCCTTAGGTTTTCAAATCAGTGTGGACGAGTTTATATCTTTTCAATACTCAACTGTAACTGAACCAAATTTCCAACATTATAGTTTGCAATGCCCTAAACTTTAAATGCTTACTACTATTGTCTCTAAAGAGTGTAACAATTTGTATGGTAAGCTCATCATGCATGTAATTGTGTGTAAAGAACTATTTGGGAATGTGAAAGTGAAACCATATGTATCATGATTTTATTACTCATGGAGGAGCTCACATGTGTTTTTCTTCTCTTGTCAGGATGCCATTGTAGGCGACAATGAAAACTCTATGAATGTGGGAGAGTCCTCTGGTAGTGGTGACCTCTGCAAGAGTTCCACCTCAGGATCGCTGAATTCAAACAATCCCAATGGTTCTGATGATATTTCAGGTGAGGATGATGAGGATATGATTGATGAAGGTGAAATGGATGAAGATCCTGATTATGGCTCTGAAGTTGATTACGATGAGGACTACTACGACGATGTTTATTCAAGTATGCAGGATCAATTTGACAATTTACCTACTGGGGTTGAAGCTTCACTGCCTTGGTTGAAGGATATTGGTTCAAGTGAATGCAAGCAAGTTGGTGCTTCTGAAGGATCAAGTTCCCATGGAAAAGCAGAAGCCAAGGATGATATTGTGATGCAAAAATATCGGCAATTTAAGCAATTTGATATTGTTGATTCTTTTCCTGATCATTTCTTTGATAAGCAGGGTACTTCAGGGGCGCAGGTAAATGATATTGGAAAACTGTTTGTTAGTTATATCTACCAACCTATATGTTCAAGCTTTTGATTGTTTGCTCTTGCTCTTTCTTGAATGTTCCCTACAGCGATCCAAGAACTGGGCCAAAAGAATTCAGGAGGAGTGGAAAATTTTGGAGGAGAATTTGCCAGGTATTACTTTTTTAAGTAATCCACTATGTCCTGCATCTATAAAAATAATGTTTTGCTATATGTTAAGGTATGCATATGCATTTCACAAACATATTTTTGCAGAAACAGTATTTGTTAAAGTTAGTGAATCCAGGATGGAGCTTCTGAGGGCTGCCATCATTGGACCTCAAGGCACTCCATACCACGATggtcttttcttttttgattgCTACTTTCCTGATAACTATCCTGCTTCTCCCCCGGTATGTATCATCTCTTAAATATTCCACGTGTTATAGAATGTTCCTTTTGCTGTATGTGATGTAAACCTGTATTATCTTACTGCAGAAAGTTTACTACCACTCCGGTGGCGTTAGGATAAATCCAAATTTATATAAATGTGGAACAGTCTGCCTTAGTCTTTTGGGCACTTGGCAAGGTAGGAATAATGATGAAAACTGGATTCCTGGAAAATCAACCATGCTACAAGTTTTGGTTTCCATACAAGCTCTGATTTTGAATGAGAAGCCCTTCTATAATGAGCCTGGATACTCAGAATCATATGGAGGCAGTCGAGATGGGCATAGAAGATCTAAGGAGTACAGTGATAATGCATTTATTTTATCCTTGAAGACAATGATGTATACGATGCGCAAACCTCCAAAGGTTTGGCATCTAGAACAAATGTCTTTCTCTCATTCTTTGAATATAGTATTGTCTTGATAGTTTTGATATCATACATGCATGCATAAATCATGGGCTTATACATCTTAGCATATTATTCCTCTGCAGCATTTTGAGGATCTGGTTGCTGGTCATTTCCGGACCCGAGCACGTGACATATTGACAGCATGTAAATTATACTCCGAGGGGGCTCCTGTTGGCTCCGTCCTATATAATCTTGGTCCAACTGTTAGCAATAGTGCAGCCAAGAACCAGAAAGAATTTCAGTTAGCTGTCCATAGAATGATgaacactcttattgccttctTCACTAAGAACGGATCCACTGATTGCGAGGAATTTCGGTCGCCTGAGATTATGAATGTGTCTGCTGCAGCTAATGAAAGTCTAACAGAGTGCTACAACAGTGCGTCTGGTTCAGCAGCATTAACCCTTTAATCTTTGAAGCCCTATTAGGATGGATGTTCATGCTGTGAATAAGGAGTGTTAGTTAGGTTTCTTTCTGTTCTTACTTTTGGTGGCACTTTTGATGTCTCACATCATGATTCTCATTGTTGAATATGCCGCCAACTTGTAAAAATTTGACATGCTAGTTTAGGgtttttgattttcaaaatgGCTTCATTAGGCAGAGAATAGTTTTTGCAAGACATTTCTGTTGGATTCTCCAAATTACTGGTTCTTTAATCTTAATTTAACTACTAGTTGTTCAATGCACATGCTTCCATTTATGTCctatttctttatatatatatttgggtTAATTTCGATTCCAGTTAACAATATTTATGGATATTATAACTGTACAAAGGTCTTTGGTATATCATCTTCTAATCTAATAATAAAGGTGCTGGTGAAAGTATAACACCATGTTGCAAACTTACTCTTTGTTAGTAAGTATTCAGTATCATCCAAATgttcctttttgttttttaacTCGCTTTTGTGATAGAAGTTTTCAAATAATCATGTTATAACAAACCTAGGTTAAATAGGAATCAAGTTCCTTGTTTACCAATTGCAAGACAAATGTACTCTTCAAttgaatttttctgagtttgAGTTAAATCATATACTTAGAAGAAAAATGATTAAAAGTCATAATTTATTCTCCtgattatctttttaaattttaaatatttttttttaaaaaaaatgatctttttcacattttcagaataaaatatatttaaatttttatttatttaaacatCAAGAGAATAATTTAAAGGATAAATTAAAACTCTTAATTATTGCTCTTTTCAGAATgcttaattaaataaaaaaaaatcttgctTAATGTTAAAAGCATTTGGAACCAAATCCCAAGTGATTTTACCAATTAAAATCTTCTCTTATTTAATAAGCACTCAAAACGTAAGATTCATTTTTCAATGcatgtttaaaatttaaaaggtgAACTTTGCTACACAAGTAGTCTCCAACCTAACAAAATTGCCTCAAAGAGGAGAACGTATATGCTTTCATGgttttgatattttcttttttataataataattgaaaacaccaccaacaacaacaaccaacAATCAAATAAACTAAATAACGAACTTAGTTCGGTCATAGTGATGATACACTTTGTATGCATGCAGCAATCCATTTGTTAGGGACAACAAAAAAACAAACTAAATTCTGTAGACTTCTTTCTGATTTTCTCTTTAAGCTGTCTtcaatttagaaagaaaatctTACGAGATCAAAACAAATTTCGTTAGCTTCAGTCACTTGATACATTTTAAACATGGGGCTTCAATGAAACCTTATGGCTTTAAAGAGGATCTcacattttgaattttcaataGTTCAAACACAATAGTAAAAATTCTCAAAAAAAGATTATTACAACTGAGTAATGCAATTATCATCCCACATAATACAATCTAACAAGCAAGCAAATGTCAAAAATATAAGATTAACGACGGTGCACAACAGGCATGAGATGCGCAACTTCTGTTGACAGCTTGAAGAAACTCCAAAGTCAGTTCATATCAAACTGCTACAGTATATTTCCCTAGTTAGCTACACCAAATGCAACtaatatgaatcctcaagtcaCCATCTACATATACTGCTTGAACACATACCTGCCATTAAAATGTAACTACACAATTTGGTCAAACTGGTGGAGCAGGAGCAATTTTTCTAGTACTGAAGAAAGTAGCAAAAGGCTGCTAGCATTGTTACCAGAAACAGTTTATGTGTATAGCTTCAGCAATAAAATCATTTTGAAGAGCATTTTAAATGTAACTTTATATTAAAAGGGCTTCAGGGGTTGCTTTACAAAGAATCCACATTTACTTGCGAATTTGGCGAAAGACATGTGAAAAATGGATACTAACTTgctaaatttttaataaaagacTATCTCGCAATGCTAGGTAAATTTACAATAAttaaaacacatattagaagaGAGGAAATGGATTGCACTCACCTCCTGAAGAACTCAGTAATATATCTTATCACGAACCACATTAATACAATCAGCAAAATATCTAGAAAAGTTTAGGAACATATACAAGCAGTACCACAACAGACAAGATTGCAAATGAATTCAAGGCACTCAACTTTGCGCTGTTTGTCGAATAATGTTCTGAAATAACTTttggaaagaaaattttttttatctaaattaaaatgatCCAAAATAGTAAAGTATCTCCAATATGGTTTCATTTATCTTTCCTTGGCATAAAAGACACACACTTCCCGCACATAAATATCTAGAAAAGATTTGAGTTTTAGATCagttcaaaaaagaaaaagaaaaaatgtaaaTGAGGTAAAAACCATGTAGAAGAGATTGCAATAGAGGATACTGAAAGTACAGCGTTCCCACCAATCCAACATATAAAGCCCGAAAGTAACATTGTAGAGGAAGATCTTGCGCTGAATCCAATTCATTTCTCCCATGGCTGCAaaaagaataatagtaattttGTTCAGAATTAGGAACTCAATAGCaataaaacttattttgaaataCTTTTCAACATATATCATCTTCAACAGAGCAAAGAAGTGTCTCAAAGTCCAACTTAACATGCCCAACAAGGTACAATATTTTATTATACAAATAAATACATGCGCAAATTAGTGACGATTAACACAATTATACTTGTATTGACGATGGACAATGTCATAATTCACATATTAGATGAGTTTGGTTGCGTGATTTTAACAAACAGATAGCATGCAATTATCAAACGAGCAAACAAATCAATCCAGATCAACAACAAATGGATATGGATAGCTGTGGACCAGATCGGAAAACATGAATGAAATTTGCAGgaaaaatattaaatctttCATGAATGAATATGTTAGGACagcaaaattaaaatgaaagaaaaaacaaGAGAGCTTATGAATCAAGACGGAGACAATTGAGAGAGAGGGGAATGGATATTGAAGTGAATACCTTTGGCTTGTGGATCCAGATAAAAATGGAggggaagagagaagagagacaAGATAACCTAAGAAGACAAACTATGTATCAAGTAATGAACGatgaaaataacaaaattattattatcgTTTTCAATATGATGGATCCGACCCTTCAAACCTGGGGGCTGCCAACATCACTTTTcaccaaggttctgaaaaccagTTATCGATTCGAATTACTGAAAAAAACCGGATGCCAAGAAAACCGATGACAAACTTGAAAACCGGTTGAAAATCGGTCGGTTCGACCAGATCGAAAACCGATCGGTTTTTGGAATACCGCCTAAGCTACGTCGTTTTGGGTATGCGGGGGGAAAATCAGATCCAAATTCACAATAACTTCGTTATGTTGGTGCTGCAATTTTTCATCAGTATCATCACATCAAAGTGGCAGAAGTGCAGAACTCCAGAGGCCATAAGTAGTTTCACTTCCATCTTCTCTGGTTCTTCCTCGCGCAGTCGCTCCTTCGGAGGTCGCCGTCGCCGTCCTCTGCTCCTTCTGCTCACTTTTTTTCGGTCACTACTAGACTATGAAAGGCTAGCCCAAGAATCTAAGGGAGAAAGAACCGAAGAACACACTCCAACTAGGCTTGACCAAAATAGAAATAAGGAAAAACTCCAATGAGGCAAACAAGAAATAGCGGATGTTATTTCTTTAGTGAAGAAGAAACACTCCACTTGGATAGGAACATAGGATCATAGGATGTACTGATTAGTGAttatttaattatgaattatgaaaagtcataatatgaaaaaatttaatttaaaaaattaatttataatttttttggttcgatgagttattttattattttataaaaaattattttaaaataaaaaatttatttttattttttactctgtaaaaatattttcgattctttttaaaaatactgATCCTCAATCATTATTTTCACGCAAGTTTTATCTATTAGAAATAttgattttttagttttttattatcattttcaTCTAATGTTATATCTGCTAGAAGTATTGATCTTAtactattattttaaaataatattttatctaaatcacctattttatttatttttttagttatttgtttatcattttattactctatttttattattaaatttatatttagtaTTATGTGTGATatgaaattttagttttagttttattttttatatatgattttaattttatatagcTTGCTATTATTTTAATAGTTAGTTAGTTATAACAAGTTATTTAGTTATAGGTTGCTATTAATAAAAATCCTTATACATTaaccttttttttcaaaaaaaaaaattatttaaattatttacccAAATTAACAACTTAACATAGTAggtaatataatattataatatattaacttttttttttgtaaggacttttataatatattaactaTTAGGGTTAAAGTGGTTTTGGGCTAGGTCTTTTAGAAGCGCAATAAGCAAAGgtttttttcttatataatatataatatataatatcataaactttatacatacatataccttgatatttgtttttttaacCCTTATATTTTACTTATatgtaattataaaattttaattaattttgtatttataatttatatattttttaaaatttatattttatgtatttatttttaattttaaatattattttattataattcaaTTATTTCAATTGAATCATAGTTAAACCggttaaatatttaaatcaataaatttataactaaaatagTTCAATAATTAGTTCGGTTCTCTAAACTTTGCTTTTCACTTGGCTATatcaaaattacaaaaataaccaTGTCTTTATTCCGTAAATTATGTTCAATTGTTGATctcttcaattcaattcaatcaacTCCGAACGTCACGTTTATAAGCTAATCACTATTGAGCTATATaataaacctttttttttttcgacgTGAACTATATAATAAACCTTTAGCTTGGGCCACTCTACAAGCTCAAAATTCATATTCAATTCTTATTAGTAAAAACAAAAATCGTCTTTTTTGGTAGATAAAGGGGCCAATGACCCAACAAATAATTACCACATACAAACAGCATTATTGTCAGGCCAAGTTAATCATAAGAAGATATCTTGGACTTGTCCCTGTTTCTTCCAAAGCCCATACCCATATCACTTTTGTTCCAAAATTGTGGACCAAAAATTAAGAAATCTATTCTTGTAGCTAGATTGAAACATCCAACGCATAACCTAATACTATAACCGTGGATAGAGGTTTGTATTAAACTACTAATGACATATCTGGTGCTTCTAAAATGACTACACCCATGTTTTAGAGTGGTTGAATTCAGCTGTGGATATGAATTTCGTACATAAATGTGTAGTGTCACCGAGTGTTGtaatataaaaaagaattcCAATACTATGACTGATAcctaaaagaaaaacacaatcAAATGCATATGtgccaaaagaaaaaaaaaaaaacttttttatcaaaataaataaataaaagtataaaaatagaataacaaTGATTATATGCATAGATCCAAATTTCATGTTGTATATTCAATGGTGAAAGTATGTCATGTACATCGAAatcttattctttattttaaacAAATATGTGTACTTACAAGCCTATTAAGCATATATATAGTAAGGTATCACCATAGTAGTAGAGCTTACTAAAAAGAATAATGCATCCATAACTAAAGTTCATAATCACCAATCCCACACACAAATTgcaattttgaaataaattcaAACATGTACAATCAAAGTCAGGTACTGTATTATATATactgtattattattattttttaagcgAATTTTTACATAGACATTCAATCAAGCATTCTtccttaaaaataaaataaaaaaatatatccaaAAAAACACTACAAGACATTTAGATACATATCTTTTTTATACATTAGTAGACAAAATTCATCATATTAATTTAACCAAAGTCTTGAGTGAACTCATTTCTTTTCTCTGTTattgtttttaaaattgaacATGGACGGCTAATATCAAATTTTAGCTCTcaatctaaaaatatttaatttcttcaataaattaaaaacataagATTCAAGTCACATGAGTTAGTTTAAAGGCTCAAAACAGACATCATaaccaaatatatatatatatatatatatatatatatatatatatgaaaagtgaattttttacttttatttgcAGAGTAGGAGGGCCATAGTGATTGTAAAAAATCACATGCATATGTGCAGATAAAATTGCTAATGAAGCAAAGCAATGAAAAGTTGAAAACTAAAGAGGCATGCATTCCCCTGAGaaaagcaagctatgtttattatGTGCATCCATCAAATCCTACTAAGCTGGGACCCCAGAAATAAACCCTCTAAGGTGCAATTGCATTTTCACTTTCTTGGAGCTGAGATTGCAATTTTGGCGAATGGTGATGACGAGCTATAAGGTGGGGGAACCATGCTAGCTAGATTTCAGATTAATAGCTTCGTGCATGGACCACACTTGCACATGGCAGGGTCTTATT is a window from the Arachis stenosperma cultivar V10309 chromosome 3, arast.V10309.gnm1.PFL2, whole genome shotgun sequence genome containing:
- the LOC130970622 gene encoding putative ubiquitin-conjugating enzyme E2 38, producing MDLDSNAPNSAIKKRKQDEEDAIVGDNENSMNVGESSGSGDLCKSSTSGSLNSNNPNGSDDISGEDDEDMIDEGEMDEDPDYGSEVDYDEDYYDDVYSSMQDQFDNLPTGVEASLPWLKDIGSSECKQVGASEGSSSHGKAEAKDDIVMQKYRQFKQFDIVDSFPDHFFDKQGTSGAQRSKNWAKRIQEEWKILEENLPETVFVKVSESRMELLRAAIIGPQGTPYHDGLFFFDCYFPDNYPASPPKVYYHSGGVRINPNLYKCGTVCLSLLGTWQGRNNDENWIPGKSTMLQVLVSIQALILNEKPFYNEPGYSESYGGSRDGHRRSKEYSDNAFILSLKTMMYTMRKPPKHFEDLVAGHFRTRARDILTACKLYSEGAPVGSVLYNLGPTVSNSAAKNQKEFQLAVHRMMNTLIAFFTKNGSTDCEEFRSPEIMNVSAAANESLTECYNSASGSAALTL